A genomic region of Candidatus Eremiobacteraceae bacterium contains the following coding sequences:
- a CDS encoding response regulator: protein MSQTVLLVDDSVTQSFALKLALQRAGYRVLTAPDGRTALKMITAETPDLVVADVIMPMMDGYELCRQIKDAPATAQTPVILMSGLGETHDQYWRKHAGADLYVAKSADATKLVKAVEDLLSGKAPDAEGLGT from the coding sequence ATGAGCCAGACCGTGCTGCTCGTGGATGACAGCGTCACGCAGTCATTCGCGTTGAAGCTCGCGCTGCAGCGTGCGGGATACCGCGTGCTGACCGCTCCCGACGGACGCACGGCGTTGAAGATGATCACCGCCGAGACGCCGGATCTCGTCGTCGCCGACGTCATCATGCCGATGATGGACGGATACGAGTTGTGCCGCCAGATCAAAGATGCGCCCGCGACTGCACAGACGCCGGTGATCCTCATGAGCGGTCTCGGCGAGACGCACGATCAATACTGGCGCAAGCACGCCGGGGCGGACCTTTACGTGGCCAAGAGCGCCGACGCAACCAAACTGGTCAAAGCGGTTGAGGATCTATTGAGCGGCAAGGCGCCCGACGCCGAGGGCCTCGGCACGTAG
- the recN gene encoding DNA repair protein RecN, translating to MRATTAAVKGALRSLSVEGFGLIERTAAELGAGLNVFTGETGSGKSMVIDALGFAFGDRRGADIVRTGAARAAVFVELEIDDRTATWLAENAFADDEHDEGAGLVVSREMTAQGRSAARINGRPATATQLRELGDIVLDIVGQHEHQQLLMPARHLALIDAFAGPRAAELRAECARAHAALAATDAEMNELREQGQRHDRLLEDARFAAREIAAAALVDGELERLRERRVMLANAAKIAQAVGTALERLDDPDRGAVMGLGHAAKAMDNVASFGDKLAAAAQSIRDLQSAAQDIAASIAELAEEGAADAGDLEAVADRIALIEDLMKKYGGSAADVIAAGSRFSEQAEKLEKRDEEAARLEKERRAHNAALEAAAAKLTKVRVAAAQTLQGRVQEELRELAIPAATFRCAVDPRPAGIGAGGADHVEFFAALNPDEPERPIAKAASGGELSRLLLALKMAFAHVDPHPVVVLDEIDAGVGGAAARRVGSRIDHLAKAVQVLCVTHLAQIAVFADTHIALTKNVRKGKTFVEATRLAERAQIRSEIARMLAGDEQAAEALRHADALLRETRHASPSQ from the coding sequence ATGAGAGCCACGACCGCAGCCGTTAAGGGCGCGCTCCGCTCGCTCTCCGTCGAAGGTTTCGGACTGATCGAACGCACCGCCGCCGAACTGGGTGCCGGACTCAATGTGTTCACGGGCGAGACCGGCAGCGGAAAATCCATGGTCATCGACGCCCTCGGCTTTGCCTTCGGCGACCGCCGCGGTGCAGACATCGTGCGGACCGGTGCGGCGCGAGCGGCGGTTTTCGTCGAGCTCGAGATCGACGATCGAACCGCGACGTGGCTCGCCGAGAACGCATTCGCCGACGACGAACACGATGAAGGAGCAGGGCTTGTCGTCTCGCGCGAGATGACCGCGCAAGGCCGCTCGGCCGCCCGCATCAACGGCCGACCGGCCACGGCCACGCAACTGCGCGAGCTCGGCGACATCGTGCTCGACATCGTCGGCCAGCACGAACATCAACAGCTGCTCATGCCGGCGCGCCACCTCGCGCTGATCGATGCGTTCGCGGGCCCACGAGCGGCGGAACTGCGCGCCGAATGTGCGCGGGCACACGCGGCTCTCGCCGCCACCGATGCCGAGATGAACGAGCTTCGCGAACAAGGCCAGCGCCACGATCGCCTGCTCGAAGACGCTCGATTCGCGGCGCGCGAGATCGCCGCGGCTGCGCTCGTCGACGGCGAGCTCGAACGCCTGCGCGAGCGGCGCGTGATGCTTGCGAATGCGGCGAAGATCGCCCAAGCCGTCGGCACCGCGCTCGAGCGCTTAGATGATCCGGATCGCGGCGCCGTCATGGGCCTCGGCCACGCCGCAAAGGCGATGGACAACGTCGCGTCGTTCGGCGACAAGCTCGCCGCCGCCGCGCAATCGATCCGCGATCTGCAGAGCGCCGCGCAAGACATCGCCGCATCGATCGCGGAATTGGCTGAAGAAGGGGCAGCGGACGCGGGCGATCTCGAAGCGGTTGCCGACCGCATCGCCCTGATCGAAGACCTCATGAAGAAATACGGAGGCTCGGCGGCCGACGTCATCGCGGCCGGCTCGCGATTTTCCGAACAAGCGGAAAAGCTGGAAAAGCGAGACGAGGAAGCGGCGCGCCTCGAAAAGGAACGCCGCGCGCACAATGCCGCGCTCGAAGCGGCGGCGGCGAAGTTGACAAAGGTACGCGTTGCCGCCGCCCAGACGCTGCAAGGCCGCGTTCAAGAAGAACTCCGCGAATTGGCGATTCCAGCGGCCACGTTTCGTTGCGCGGTCGACCCTCGTCCAGCCGGCATCGGAGCCGGCGGCGCAGATCACGTGGAGTTCTTCGCCGCCCTCAACCCGGACGAGCCGGAGCGGCCGATCGCCAAAGCCGCATCCGGTGGAGAGCTATCGCGGTTGCTGCTCGCGCTCAAGATGGCGTTCGCGCACGTCGACCCGCATCCGGTCGTCGTCCTCGATGAGATAGACGCCGGCGTCGGCGGAGCGGCGGCACGAAGAGTTGGTTCGCGCATCGATCATCTCGCTAAGGCTGTCCAGGTCTTGTGCGTCACCCATCTTGCCCAGATCGCCGTGTTTGCCGACACGCACATCGCACTCACCAAGAACGTGCGCAAAGGCAAGACGTTCGTTGAGGCCACTCGACTGGCAGAACGTGCGCAGATCCGGTCGGAGATCGCGCGAATGCTTGCCGGAGACGAGCAGGCCGCCGAAGCTCTGCGCCATGCAGACGCGTTGCTTCGCGAAACCCGCCACGCCTCGCCGTCGCAGTAG